Proteins from a genomic interval of Pseudomonas asplenii:
- a CDS encoding nucleotide pyrophosphohydrolase, whose protein sequence is MTTPTHASAQLVETTRLAQALEKFASDRNWAQFHSPKNLVMALSGEVGELTEIFQWLTEDASKSAARTPETAQAVEEELADVLMYLVRLASVLGVDLNAAAQRKLQLNGEKYPVEKARNSAKKYDQL, encoded by the coding sequence GTGACCACGCCCACCCACGCCTCTGCCCAGCTCGTCGAGACCACCCGACTCGCTCAAGCTCTCGAAAAATTCGCCAGCGACCGTAACTGGGCCCAGTTCCACTCCCCCAAGAACCTGGTCATGGCCCTGAGCGGCGAAGTCGGCGAACTGACCGAAATCTTCCAGTGGCTGACCGAAGACGCCTCCAAGTCCGCCGCTCGCACGCCCGAAACAGCCCAAGCCGTCGAGGAAGAGCTGGCTGACGTGCTCATGTACCTGGTGCGCCTGGCCTCGGTGCTTGGCGTCGATCTGAACGCCGCGGCCCAACGCAAGCTGCAACTCAACGGCGAGAAGTACCCGGTCGAGAAGGCTCGGAACAGCGCAAAGAAATACGACCAACTCTGA
- a CDS encoding DUF2075 domain-containing protein, with the protein MIVYAATKQQFLKDNDNDDIEDVILRHYKEATGKTVGRSEIRSWQGSLTYMAKVLRDEGLPSDAGLAIELHIPQSSKRIDFLLTGRDENQAKKAVLIELKQWSKANATTKDAIVKTALGGGLVETIHPSYQVWSYAALLEGFNEAVYDKSIEIRPCAYLHNYVSDGIIDSAHYEPHISKAPLFLKGPDELTKLRSFLKKHIAQGDNKEVLYELSDGKIRPSKALAEALEGLMTGKPEFVLIDDQKAIFESALAAASEASDQAPKVLIIEGGPGTGKTVLAINLLVRLTELRLLSKYVSKNAAPRKVYESKLVGTIKRSHFSNFFSGSGAFIDTEPNTFDALIVDEAHRLNEKSGLYGNLGENQIKELIESAKCSIFFIDEDQRVTLSDIGSKQAIRAFAKAKGAVVEEYVLSSQFRCSGSDGYMAWLDDVLGIRSTANPTLDTSEYEFKVFDSPQALHDAIDEKNHGNKARVVAGYCWPWLSKKAPNAADIVIGDYTRQWNLDQDGSLWIIAENSIEQVGCIHTCQGLEVDYIGVIIGPDLVVRDGNVVTSPNERDKHDKSIRGWKKMMKEQPALAKKETDLIIKNTYRTLMTRGMKGCYLYCTDKETAQFFKSRLSQHSSH; encoded by the coding sequence GTGATCGTTTACGCTGCGACCAAACAGCAATTTCTAAAAGACAACGATAACGATGACATCGAGGACGTGATCCTCAGGCATTACAAGGAGGCCACCGGCAAGACCGTTGGCAGGTCGGAAATCAGGTCGTGGCAAGGATCGCTAACGTACATGGCCAAGGTCCTTAGGGATGAAGGCCTGCCGAGCGACGCGGGCCTGGCCATTGAGTTACACATTCCGCAGTCGTCGAAGCGAATCGATTTTCTGCTCACCGGTCGCGACGAAAATCAGGCAAAAAAAGCCGTCTTGATCGAATTGAAGCAATGGAGCAAGGCCAACGCCACCACCAAGGATGCCATCGTCAAAACGGCATTGGGTGGCGGCCTCGTTGAGACCATTCACCCGTCCTATCAGGTATGGTCATACGCCGCGCTGCTGGAGGGCTTCAACGAGGCGGTGTATGACAAAAGCATCGAGATCCGTCCGTGTGCCTACCTTCATAACTACGTCAGCGACGGCATCATCGACTCAGCTCACTACGAGCCCCACATCAGCAAAGCCCCACTGTTCCTGAAAGGGCCGGACGAGCTCACCAAACTCAGAAGCTTCCTGAAAAAGCATATTGCTCAGGGCGACAACAAAGAGGTTCTCTACGAACTGTCCGATGGGAAAATCCGCCCGTCCAAAGCGCTAGCCGAAGCCCTTGAAGGGCTGATGACAGGCAAGCCAGAGTTCGTATTGATAGACGATCAGAAAGCAATTTTTGAGTCGGCGCTTGCGGCAGCAAGCGAAGCCTCGGACCAGGCACCAAAGGTGCTGATCATTGAAGGGGGGCCGGGCACCGGGAAAACTGTTCTGGCTATCAATTTGCTGGTGAGGCTCACAGAATTGAGGCTGTTAAGCAAATATGTCTCGAAGAATGCCGCCCCACGCAAGGTCTACGAAAGCAAACTGGTTGGCACCATCAAACGCAGCCATTTCTCGAATTTCTTTTCAGGCTCTGGGGCGTTCATCGACACTGAGCCCAACACATTCGATGCGCTTATCGTGGACGAAGCTCACCGGCTGAATGAGAAAAGCGGGCTTTATGGGAACCTTGGCGAAAACCAGATCAAGGAGCTGATTGAATCAGCGAAATGCTCAATTTTCTTCATCGATGAAGACCAACGTGTGACCCTGAGCGACATAGGCAGCAAGCAGGCGATACGCGCCTTTGCCAAAGCCAAGGGGGCTGTGGTCGAGGAATATGTGCTGTCTTCACAGTTCCGCTGCAGTGGTTCTGACGGTTACATGGCATGGCTGGATGACGTCCTTGGCATTCGCTCGACAGCAAATCCGACGCTCGACACCTCGGAGTACGAGTTCAAGGTGTTCGACTCGCCTCAGGCGCTGCATGACGCCATCGACGAGAAAAACCATGGAAACAAGGCTCGCGTAGTCGCGGGCTACTGTTGGCCTTGGTTGAGCAAGAAAGCCCCCAACGCTGCCGATATCGTCATCGGTGACTACACGCGACAATGGAACCTGGATCAGGATGGCAGCCTTTGGATCATCGCTGAGAACTCCATCGAGCAGGTTGGCTGCATTCATACCTGCCAAGGTCTGGAAGTCGACTATATCGGAGTCATTATCGGGCCAGACCTGGTCGTACGTGATGGCAACGTTGTGACATCCCCGAATGAGCGCGACAAACACGATAAATCGATTCGCGGCTGGAAAAAAATGATGAAGGAGCAACCTGCTCTGGCGAAAAAAGAAACTGACCTGATCATCAAAAATACGTACCGAACCTTGATGACTCGCGGGATGAAGGGTTGCTACCTGTACTGCACCGATAAAGAGACTGCGCAATTCTTCAAGAGCCGACTTAGTCAACACAGCAGTCACTGA
- a CDS encoding DNA/RNA helicase domain-containing protein: protein MAALATLKIEDFCLEAAKPEFIERLCKDFALTFPDSELSASETRSWRNSLPELAKLLLQQQPPLQGHILIEYPMPIGSERADCILIGESESGLEIIVIELKQWTQGSVKLRANHGLTWLEVAASEPYTSKHPCEQVNIYRSALEHALNFGDFKPIINTLVFLHNYQEKPKEEVLRANEFSSHVSSSLLRSLNHGEQDAALLLSRLKRPTQALAHLTSPQRKYSDAFILNFSEKLNCSDLFKATGQQTHAFKKIAPLVQQVQTNTCVIIHGLVGTGKTVLAMKLVQHLMKLGKNPKYYVKSAAIGQCIKGLDFAVNGRAVTPYLVVDEAHRLTKATAAGLMDNKHLIVFFIDDSQWISPDENCRSNDIQQMAHARGYHVITHVLDEQLRCRGANSYVDWVYDLVFGAATQAYSSVPEFSVQLAESPQAMEDHLREQAQGNASGRIVAGYCWHWQTERTPGVGTDIHIGPWQARWNQKMAFKEWNQLVGYHEEVGAIYTVQGFEYDYVGVILGPDIVLRNGRIEIDPSCNADRRLSNMRTDPAVREQVIRNIYYVLLTRARRGVVLYAVDPALQQFLLTNVNGEG, encoded by the coding sequence ATGGCGGCTCTTGCGACCCTCAAGATCGAAGACTTCTGCTTGGAAGCAGCAAAGCCGGAGTTTATCGAAAGGCTGTGCAAGGACTTCGCCCTGACATTTCCCGATTCGGAACTATCGGCATCCGAAACCCGCTCCTGGAGGAACTCCCTTCCTGAACTCGCCAAGTTGCTCCTACAACAGCAACCGCCACTCCAAGGTCATATCCTGATCGAGTACCCGATGCCGATTGGCTCTGAACGTGCCGATTGCATCCTGATAGGCGAGAGCGAATCGGGACTGGAAATCATCGTCATCGAGTTGAAGCAATGGACACAAGGCTCCGTGAAATTGCGCGCCAATCACGGCCTGACCTGGCTTGAAGTCGCGGCCTCCGAGCCCTACACAAGCAAACACCCCTGTGAGCAAGTGAATATCTACCGATCGGCGCTGGAACATGCGCTCAACTTCGGAGACTTCAAACCCATCATTAACACGCTGGTTTTTCTTCATAACTACCAGGAAAAACCGAAAGAGGAAGTGTTGCGTGCCAATGAGTTCAGCTCACATGTCAGCAGTTCCTTGCTCCGCTCTCTAAACCATGGAGAACAGGATGCCGCGCTGCTGCTATCCCGACTTAAGCGTCCGACACAGGCACTTGCGCACCTGACCTCGCCACAGAGAAAGTACTCGGACGCATTTATCCTGAACTTCAGCGAAAAACTCAATTGCAGTGACCTCTTCAAGGCGACTGGTCAGCAAACGCATGCTTTCAAAAAGATTGCGCCACTGGTGCAACAGGTTCAGACGAACACTTGCGTAATCATCCACGGATTGGTCGGCACCGGAAAAACCGTTCTTGCCATGAAGCTTGTGCAGCACCTCATGAAGCTGGGCAAGAATCCGAAGTATTACGTCAAGTCAGCCGCTATCGGCCAGTGCATAAAAGGCTTGGACTTCGCGGTAAATGGCAGGGCGGTCACTCCTTATCTGGTCGTTGATGAAGCCCATCGCCTGACAAAAGCAACAGCCGCAGGCTTGATGGACAACAAGCACCTCATTGTCTTTTTCATCGATGATTCTCAGTGGATCAGTCCAGATGAGAACTGCCGCAGCAATGACATCCAGCAAATGGCCCATGCACGTGGTTACCACGTGATAACCCATGTACTGGACGAGCAGTTGAGATGTCGTGGTGCCAACAGCTATGTGGATTGGGTCTACGACCTAGTGTTCGGCGCAGCAACCCAGGCGTATTCATCAGTCCCGGAATTCTCAGTGCAGTTGGCTGAATCCCCCCAAGCCATGGAGGACCACCTGAGAGAGCAGGCCCAAGGCAATGCATCAGGCCGAATCGTGGCGGGTTACTGCTGGCACTGGCAGACGGAGCGCACTCCCGGGGTCGGCACAGACATCCATATTGGGCCATGGCAGGCTCGTTGGAACCAGAAAATGGCATTCAAGGAGTGGAATCAACTCGTCGGATACCATGAGGAAGTCGGTGCCATTTATACGGTACAAGGGTTTGAGTATGACTATGTGGGAGTCATTCTTGGGCCGGACATCGTCCTGAGAAATGGTCGAATCGAAATTGACCCAAGCTGCAATGCGGACAGGAGACTAAGCAATATGCGAACAGATCCTGCCGTACGCGAACAAGTCATTCGCAACATCTATTACGTACTTCTCACAAGGGCTCGTCGAGGGGTTGTGCTGTACGCGGTCGATCCGGCGCTGCAGCAGTTTCTGCTCACAAACGTCAACGGCGAAGGTTAG
- a CDS encoding DUF2075 domain-containing protein yields the protein MIVYEATKQQFQKDNDNDDIEDVILRSFESATGRIVAAAEMNAWKNSLGAMSRVLRDEEIPNDIGVAIELHIPQTSKRIDITLTGMDASGKQNVVLVELKQWAEASATFKDAIVKTLLGRKIRETVHPSYQAWSYASLLEGFNEAVYSGGIQVHACAYLHNYMPDNVIDGPHYQAYISKAPLFMKGKDELARMRAFIKQHIAKGDEKRVLHELMASPIRPSKALADSLVKLLKKQAEFVLIDDQKEIHESCMAAATSASTERPKVVIIEGGPGTGKSVVALNLLVNLTSRGLVGKYVSKNSAPRQVYESKLTGALPRSHFSQLFTGSGSFMESPTDTFDFLVVDEAHRLTEKSDLYGQKGDNQIKELINAARCTIFFIDEDQRVTLKDIGNRDAIRAFAKARGAEIEEYVLTSQFRCSGSDGYLAWLDNVLQVRETANHHLNTDEYEFKVFDTPQAMHAAIESKNGNNKARVVAGYCWPWNSKKRATEDDIVIGEHYRRQWNLEEDEKRWIIAQNSVEQVGCIHTCQGLEVDYIGVIIGPDMIIRDGSVVTVPEQRDKNDRSVFGYKKLMKAEPDKMRQLLDLIIKNTYRTLMTRGMKGCYLYCTDEETAQYFRERLLVRKANAPALSEPLLA from the coding sequence TTGATCGTTTACGAAGCGACCAAACAGCAGTTTCAGAAAGACAACGATAACGACGACATCGAGGACGTGATCCTCCGTAGTTTCGAGTCAGCCACCGGCCGAATCGTCGCAGCCGCAGAAATGAACGCCTGGAAGAATTCTCTCGGAGCCATGTCACGGGTGTTGCGCGACGAAGAAATCCCCAATGACATCGGCGTGGCCATTGAGCTGCACATCCCACAGACCTCAAAGCGTATCGATATCACCCTGACCGGCATGGATGCCAGCGGCAAGCAAAACGTGGTGCTGGTTGAGCTGAAACAATGGGCTGAAGCCAGTGCCACATTCAAGGACGCCATTGTCAAAACCCTCCTAGGTCGCAAGATCCGGGAAACCGTACATCCGTCCTATCAGGCGTGGTCGTACGCCTCGCTGCTGGAAGGATTCAACGAGGCTGTGTATTCCGGCGGCATCCAAGTGCATGCCTGCGCCTATCTGCATAACTATATGCCAGATAACGTCATCGACGGACCTCACTACCAGGCCTACATCAGCAAGGCCCCGCTGTTCATGAAGGGCAAAGATGAACTGGCCCGTATGCGGGCGTTCATAAAGCAGCACATCGCCAAGGGCGATGAAAAGCGCGTGCTACATGAACTGATGGCCAGCCCCATCCGCCCATCGAAGGCTCTAGCCGACTCGCTGGTCAAACTGCTGAAGAAGCAGGCCGAGTTCGTCCTTATCGACGACCAGAAAGAGATCCATGAGAGCTGCATGGCCGCCGCGACAAGCGCTTCAACGGAGCGCCCGAAAGTGGTGATCATCGAGGGCGGGCCAGGCACCGGTAAATCCGTGGTGGCGCTCAACCTGCTGGTCAACCTCACTAGTCGCGGACTGGTGGGAAAATACGTCTCGAAGAACTCCGCCCCTCGGCAGGTGTACGAAAGTAAGCTGACCGGCGCACTGCCCCGCAGCCATTTTTCACAGCTGTTCACCGGCTCTGGCTCGTTCATGGAATCGCCCACCGATACATTCGATTTCCTGGTGGTAGACGAAGCCCATCGCCTGACCGAGAAAAGCGATCTCTACGGCCAAAAAGGCGACAACCAGATCAAGGAGCTGATCAACGCTGCGCGCTGCACGATCTTCTTCATCGACGAGGACCAGCGCGTCACCCTGAAAGATATCGGCAATCGCGACGCCATCCGTGCGTTTGCCAAGGCACGCGGTGCCGAAATCGAGGAATACGTCCTCACCTCACAATTCCGTTGCAGCGGCTCGGATGGCTACCTGGCCTGGCTCGATAACGTACTTCAAGTGCGAGAAACAGCAAACCACCATCTCAATACCGACGAATACGAGTTCAAGGTGTTCGACACGCCGCAAGCCATGCATGCCGCGATCGAGAGCAAGAACGGCAACAACAAGGCCCGCGTTGTCGCCGGTTACTGCTGGCCCTGGAACAGCAAGAAGCGAGCAACCGAAGACGATATCGTCATTGGTGAGCACTACCGTCGCCAGTGGAACCTGGAGGAAGACGAGAAGCGGTGGATCATCGCGCAGAACTCTGTCGAACAGGTGGGCTGCATCCACACCTGCCAGGGACTGGAGGTGGACTACATCGGCGTGATCATCGGCCCCGACATGATCATACGGGATGGCAGCGTGGTTACAGTCCCGGAGCAACGCGACAAGAATGATCGCTCGGTCTTCGGCTACAAGAAACTCATGAAAGCCGAGCCGGACAAGATGCGGCAACTACTCGACCTGATCATCAAGAACACCTACAGGACCCTGATGACCCGCGGAATGAAGGGTTGCTACCTGTACTGCACAGATGAAGAAACGGCCCAGTACTTCCGCGAACGCTTGCTCGTGCGCAAGGCAAATGCTCCCGCTCTTTCCGAGCCACTATTGGCCTAG